The DNA segment TTATGTACTTTACCCACAAAAATATAGCCATGCCCACGTATAGTCTGAATAATTTGAGCATTTTTGTCATTTATTTTATTTCTAACACGAGAGACAATTTGATCGATTGTACGGCTTTGTGGATCACTCGAAAGTCCAAGAATTTCAGCCATATCGTATCGAGATTGTAATTTATTATGATTTAATAGTAATAGTTCTAGTACTTTTGCCTCTCCTTTTGTTAGTTCTATTTCTTTGTTATCCATATCCATTAAGGAGTCATTAGTTCGATCAAATATATAGTTTAGGAACTGAAGTTTTGAAAATAGTTTATCTTGAGGTGTTTGATTTAAATCAATTAACTTTCTTAGTCTAATATATAGTTCTTGAAGGTTAAATGGTTTTTC comes from the bacterium SCSIO 12844 genome and includes:
- a CDS encoding response regulator transcription factor, with protein sequence MNTFSYKILMVEDDQGIIDIVVDFLNDKLIDVDYTTLAKPAFAKLSSNSYDAAILDLNLPDMYGIDLCKEIQKIDPKLPILILSSNAGDLNRIVGLEAGALDYMEKPFNLQELYIRLRKLIDLNQTPQDKLFSKLQFLNYIFDRTNDSLMDMDNKEIELTKGEAKVLELLLLNHNKLQSRYDMAEILGLSSDPQSRTIDQIVSRVRNKINDKNAQIIQTIRGHGYIFVGKVHKL